The bacterium genome segment GCAGAGCATACTATTGCTATGATGTTATCTCTTGCAAGAAATATCCCAGAGGCTAACTCTTCTCTGAAAAATGGTAAATGGGAGAAGAAAAAGTTTATGGGACACGAACTTTACAATAAAACTCTCGGTATTGTGGGGTTAGGCAGGATTGGCAGGAGAGTTGCTTCTATTGCAAAAGGATTTGGTATGAGAGTAGTTGGATATGATACTATGGTTGATAATATCACAACAAATATCGAAAAAAATATAACCTTGCTTAATCTACCCGGCCTTTTTAGAGAGTCTGATTTCATCACTTTTCATATTCCTTTAAACGAATCTACTTCACATTTTATCGGAGAGAAAGAATTAGATATGATGAAAGATGGTGTTATGATTATCAATTGTGCTCGTGGAGGAATTATTGATGAAGAAGCCCTATATGAAAAAATTTTGGAAGGCAAGGTTAAAGGTGCAGCTATAGATGTTTTTGAAAAAGAACCTCCTGCCGATTGTCCTCTGTTATCTTTACCAGAAGTAATCGTAACACCACATCTTGCTGCTTCAACAAAAGAAGCTCAGATAAATGTAGCTCAGCAGCTTGCAAGGCAGGTGGTGGAAGCATTGGTAAAAAAGGTAGTATTAAATGCTGTAAACCTTCCTTACCTTGACGAAAAATCTTTGGCAAAACTTAACCCTTATCTTGAACTCGGCTTGAAAATAGGAATATTTATTAGGCAGTTGTCTGAAGGGGCTTTTGATAAAGTAACAATAACTTATAGCGGTGACCTAATAAACTATAACCTTTCCCTTTTGAGGGCAAATATTATT includes the following:
- the serA gene encoding phosphoglycerate dehydrogenase, which produces MKNIRVLITDPLEKEGVELFKQAGFEVDEKGKLSPDMLSEIVAPYDVVIVRSGTNVTRKVIDRAENLKVIGRAGVGLDNVDLDAATHAGIIVMNAPEGNTVSAAEHTIAMMLSLARNIPEANSSLKNGKWEKKKFMGHELYNKTLGIVGLGRIGRRVASIAKGFGMRVVGYDTMVDNITTNIEKNITLLNLPGLFRESDFITFHIPLNESTSHFIGEKELDMMKDGVMIINCARGGIIDEEALYEKILEGKVKGAAIDVFEKEPPADCPLLSLPEVIVTPHLAASTKEAQINVAQQLARQVVEALVKKVVLNAVNLPYLDEKSLAKLNPYLELGLKIGIFIRQLSEGAFDKVTITYSGDLINYNLSLLRANIIVGLLGNTISINQVNASLILKEKGIELEEVRLETEGEFTNLITVEVCNCQKISVAGTIIKGSDPRIVKIDGFEVEAVPEGYLLVCHNEDKPGIMGYIGTILGENNVNIASMTLGRKKKGSPAITVLNLDQGIDQTVVKKIEEFPVMHSVKLVRI